A genomic segment from Roseibium algicola encodes:
- the ruvC gene encoding crossover junction endodeoxyribonuclease RuvC, with protein MIHAIRLLGIDPGLRRTGWGMIEAAGNRLSFIASGTVTSDNKKSLAERLVQLHDGLSEVVRQHEPSEAAVEHTFVNKDAGATLKLGQARGIALLVPSLAGLPVAEYAPNLVKKTVVGTGHAEKEQIRAMVKVLMPRATFNSDDAADALAIAICHAQHRSNSTARLAAMGAI; from the coding sequence ATGATACACGCGATTCGTTTGCTGGGCATCGACCCGGGGCTGCGGCGTACCGGCTGGGGCATGATCGAGGCGGCGGGAAATCGCCTGTCCTTCATCGCTTCCGGAACGGTAACCTCCGACAACAAGAAGAGCCTGGCCGAGCGCCTGGTGCAGCTGCATGACGGCCTCAGCGAAGTCGTGCGCCAGCACGAACCATCCGAAGCCGCGGTAGAACATACGTTCGTCAACAAGGATGCGGGCGCAACTCTGAAGCTCGGGCAGGCACGCGGGATCGCTCTGCTGGTGCCATCGCTCGCCGGACTTCCGGTTGCCGAATATGCGCCGAACCTCGTCAAGAAGACGGTGGTCGGGACCGGTCATGCGGAAAAGGAACAGATCCGGGCCATGGTCAAGGTTCTGATGCCGCGGGCCACTTTCAATTCGGACGATGCCGCCGATGCACTGGCAATTGCCATTTGCCATGCGCAGCACCGGTCCAACAGTACAGCGCGGCTTGCCGCCATGGGGGCAATATGA
- the ruvA gene encoding Holliday junction branch migration protein RuvA, with protein MIGKLKGTIDSYGEDHVILDVHGVGYQVHCPSRILQGLPRAGEAAVLFIETIVREDMIRLYGFGVEAEREWFRILMTVQGVGAKVALGILGILKASEVANAIALGDKATISRAPGVGKRVAERIIAELKDKAPGLATVDQGTIAVSQNVADNVAARPVAEAVSALTNLGYAQAQASGAVAKALQSAGEDATTETLIRLGLKELAG; from the coding sequence ATGATCGGCAAGCTGAAAGGCACCATCGACAGCTATGGCGAGGATCACGTGATCCTGGATGTACACGGGGTGGGCTATCAGGTCCATTGTCCCTCGCGCATTCTGCAGGGTCTGCCGCGCGCAGGTGAAGCGGCTGTCCTTTTCATCGAGACAATCGTTCGTGAGGACATGATCCGGCTCTATGGCTTCGGGGTAGAGGCGGAGCGCGAATGGTTCCGTATCCTGATGACCGTTCAGGGTGTCGGCGCCAAGGTTGCGCTGGGCATTCTGGGGATCTTGAAGGCAAGCGAAGTCGCCAACGCGATTGCGCTTGGCGACAAGGCAACGATTTCGCGGGCGCCTGGCGTCGGCAAGCGCGTTGCCGAACGCATCATTGCCGAACTCAAGGACAAGGCACCGGGACTTGCCACAGTGGACCAGGGCACGATTGCAGTTTCCCAGAACGTTGCCGACAACGTGGCTGCCCGGCCAGTGGCCGAGGCGGTTTCGGCGCTCACCAATCTGGGGTATGCACAGGCGCAGGCGAGCGGCGCCGTCGCAAAGGCCTTGCAGTCAGCCGGTGAGGACGCGACCACGGAAACGCTGATCCGCCTTGGCTTGAAGGAATTGGCCGGATGA
- the ruvB gene encoding Holliday junction branch migration DNA helicase RuvB has product MSDDTRIVTPEIRGDEIDSTMRPQVLDDFVGQAQARANLKVFIGAAKARGEALDHVLFVGPPGLGKTTLAQIMARELGVNFRATSGPVIAKAGDLAALLTNLEERDVLFIDEIHRLNPAVEEVLYPAMEDFQLDLIIGEGPAARSVKIDLAKFTLVAATTRLGLLTTPLRDRFGIPVRLQFYTVPELEHIVKRGAAILGIGMVEDGAREIAKRSRGTPRIAGRLLRRVRDFAIVAGVERVDRELADRALLQLEVDGAGLDSLDRRYLSQIAVNFGGGPVGIETIAAALSEPRDAIEEIVEPYLIQNGFLQRTPRGRILTPMAFEHLGLAAPSRPDAPQMGLFTDPE; this is encoded by the coding sequence ATGTCGGATGACACTCGCATCGTGACGCCGGAAATCCGGGGGGACGAGATCGATTCAACCATGCGCCCCCAGGTGCTGGATGATTTTGTCGGTCAGGCCCAGGCGCGCGCCAATCTGAAGGTCTTTATCGGTGCGGCGAAGGCTCGGGGTGAGGCGCTGGACCATGTGTTGTTCGTCGGGCCTCCCGGTCTCGGCAAGACGACGCTGGCGCAGATCATGGCACGCGAACTGGGGGTCAATTTCCGGGCGACTTCCGGTCCTGTCATTGCCAAGGCCGGCGACCTGGCCGCACTTCTGACCAACCTGGAAGAGCGCGACGTCCTCTTCATCGACGAGATCCATCGGCTCAATCCGGCAGTCGAGGAGGTGCTTTATCCGGCGATGGAAGATTTCCAGCTCGACCTGATCATCGGTGAAGGACCGGCTGCGCGATCAGTCAAGATCGACCTGGCGAAGTTCACGCTCGTTGCCGCAACGACGCGGCTGGGCCTCTTGACCACTCCGCTGCGCGATCGCTTCGGCATTCCTGTCAGGCTGCAGTTCTATACGGTTCCGGAGCTGGAGCACATCGTCAAGCGTGGCGCCGCCATTCTCGGCATCGGCATGGTTGAAGACGGTGCCCGCGAGATTGCCAAACGCTCCCGCGGGACACCGCGTATCGCCGGGCGACTGCTGCGGCGGGTAAGGGACTTTGCCATTGTCGCCGGCGTCGAGCGGGTCGACAGGGAACTCGCCGACAGGGCGCTTCTGCAGCTGGAAGTCGATGGTGCCGGGCTCGACAGTCTCGACCGTCGTTATCTGAGCCAGATCGCGGTGAATTTCGGTGGTGGGCCGGTCGGGATCGAGACCATTGCGGCGGCGCTTTCCGAGCCTCGTGACGCCATCGAGGAGATCGTCGAACCCTACCTGATCCAGAACGGGTTTCTGCAGCGGACGCCAAGGGGACGTATCCTGACGCCGATGGCGTTCGAACACCTGGGTCTTGCGGCCCCATCCAGACCGGATGCTCCGCAAATGGGACTGTTCACCGATCCCGAATAG
- a CDS encoding methyl-accepting chemotaxis protein, translated as MCVAIVTVTSTISRDVANGQADAGLQSATKAKQKVIELSLGQVKDSAAFFSTLEGAKDSLMKTMVGWKNLKEGQNELLRKIFVTDNPHPEGERHLLVEPEESNYYVNNHKVVHPIYQELVDQGLFSDAALANPDGFITYTFRKGPEFAFHVEDAQIQGHPVQIAMGKLFEASKNETLAAGQIYSSGFVTTEDGTVSEVLAVPVFYLDRFFGAIAFTTNMEHLAGLLNEKTGLGDSERIFLADSDGKLVQLDDMGRASAVHMISDIKVNDRLIRLEDGDYRFAEASNTFVGSPFGVVDAVKQTELSAAADRITYGAIISGFLCLVPIVGLIWWVTRRMFAPMERLAVAARKIADGDLEVGVEATERQDEIGRMARCIEVFKDSSIERERLASERKVGHIAREQREKTIDALIAAFRAESQAVLELVETNIARVEEVSSALSHRSTAASDQGQTAVSTSENASSNVQAVASATEELNASISEISRQVETTASIVAQTTTAAQSSNSKISGLAEAANKIGDVVSLISEIAEQTNLLALNATIEAARAGDAGKGFAVVASEVKSLAGQTAKATEEISAQIAAIQASTTEAVEEIARVSESVEEVNSYTTTISDAVQQQGAATGEISRNVAEAAEGTRSVAETVASLNEGVAENSEAVGDMLNATIEMKQQAEQLRASVEKFLSEVAAA; from the coding sequence ATGTGCGTGGCAATTGTCACGGTCACGTCGACCATTTCGCGGGATGTTGCAAACGGTCAGGCTGATGCCGGCCTGCAAAGTGCTACCAAGGCGAAACAGAAGGTTATTGAACTCTCCCTTGGGCAGGTGAAGGACAGCGCTGCGTTCTTCTCCACGCTGGAAGGCGCCAAGGACAGTCTGATGAAGACCATGGTCGGGTGGAAGAACCTGAAAGAAGGGCAGAACGAACTGCTCCGGAAGATCTTCGTGACCGACAATCCGCATCCCGAAGGTGAGCGTCACCTTCTGGTGGAGCCGGAAGAGTCCAACTACTACGTGAACAACCACAAGGTCGTTCATCCGATCTACCAGGAACTGGTCGATCAGGGCCTGTTTTCCGATGCGGCGCTGGCCAATCCGGACGGGTTCATCACCTACACTTTCCGCAAGGGTCCGGAATTCGCCTTCCACGTGGAAGACGCGCAGATCCAGGGCCATCCGGTGCAGATCGCCATGGGCAAGCTGTTCGAGGCCTCGAAAAACGAGACGCTGGCGGCCGGGCAGATCTATTCCTCAGGTTTTGTGACCACCGAAGACGGCACCGTCTCGGAAGTTCTCGCGGTGCCTGTGTTCTATCTGGACCGGTTCTTCGGAGCGATTGCGTTCACGACCAACATGGAGCATCTGGCCGGATTGCTGAACGAGAAGACCGGCCTCGGCGACAGCGAGCGCATCTTCCTTGCCGATTCCGATGGCAAGCTGGTACAGCTCGACGATATGGGCCGGGCGAGTGCCGTCCACATGATCTCCGATATCAAGGTCAACGACCGGCTGATCCGCCTGGAAGACGGTGACTACCGCTTCGCGGAAGCAAGCAACACGTTTGTCGGTTCGCCTTTCGGTGTTGTCGATGCCGTCAAGCAGACGGAACTGTCGGCTGCCGCCGATCGCATCACCTATGGTGCGATCATTTCCGGTTTCCTCTGTCTGGTTCCGATCGTCGGCCTGATCTGGTGGGTAACCCGGCGCATGTTCGCTCCCATGGAACGCCTTGCCGTCGCGGCTCGCAAGATCGCCGACGGCGACCTGGAAGTGGGTGTCGAAGCGACCGAACGCCAGGACGAGATCGGCCGCATGGCGCGCTGTATCGAAGTGTTCAAGGACAGTTCGATCGAACGCGAGCGTCTGGCATCCGAGCGCAAGGTTGGCCACATCGCCCGCGAACAGCGTGAAAAGACCATCGATGCGCTGATTGCTGCATTCCGGGCCGAGTCGCAGGCGGTTCTGGAGCTGGTGGAAACCAATATTGCCCGTGTGGAAGAAGTCTCTTCCGCCCTCAGTCATCGGTCCACTGCCGCGTCAGACCAGGGGCAGACCGCGGTGTCGACTTCGGAAAACGCTTCCTCCAACGTTCAGGCGGTTGCCTCCGCCACCGAGGAACTCAACGCGTCGATTTCGGAGATCTCTCGACAGGTCGAAACCACGGCAAGCATCGTGGCCCAGACCACGACCGCCGCGCAGAGCTCCAATTCCAAGATCTCCGGCCTTGCGGAAGCGGCCAACAAGATCGGCGATGTCGTGTCGCTGATTTCAGAGATCGCCGAACAGACCAACCTGCTGGCGCTGAACGCGACGATCGAAGCCGCACGTGCGGGCGATGCCGGCAAGGGCTTTGCGGTCGTTGCCTCCGAGGTCAAGTCGCTCGCCGGCCAGACTGCCAAGGCAACGGAAGAAATCTCCGCGCAGATCGCGGCAATCCAGGCCTCTACCACCGAAGCGGTGGAAGAGATTGCCCGGGTGTCGGAATCGGTCGAGGAGGTCAACTCCTACACCACCACGATTTCGGACGCCGTGCAGCAGCAGGGCGCTGCCACCGGTGAGATTTCCAGAAACGTTGCAGAAGCCGCGGAAGGTACCCGCAGCGTTGCGGAGACAGTGGCATCGCTGAACGAAGGCGTTGCCGAAAACTCGGAAGCGGTTGGCGACATGCTGAACGCGACCATCGAGATGAAACAGCAGGCGGAACAGCTTCGTGCGTCCGTCGAGAAATTCCTCTCCGAGGTTGCCGCTGCATAA
- the ybgC gene encoding tol-pal system-associated acyl-CoA thioesterase → MSDWPDLAGRLEDGGHVLPVRVYYEDTDFTGIVYHGAYVRFFERARSDFLRLIGIHHREMAEGTHGASLAFAVKTMTLDFQKPARIDDVLEVRTSLAEYKGARIRLDQLIYRGEELLISAAVTVAIITSQGRPTRLPQVLSEKLVRHAPGENTDG, encoded by the coding sequence GTGTCGGACTGGCCGGATCTCGCCGGCCGCCTGGAAGATGGCGGTCATGTGCTTCCTGTTCGCGTCTACTACGAGGACACGGATTTCACGGGCATCGTCTACCACGGTGCCTATGTGCGCTTCTTCGAGCGCGCCAGGTCGGATTTCCTCCGTCTCATCGGAATTCACCATCGTGAGATGGCCGAAGGTACCCACGGTGCTTCGCTGGCCTTCGCAGTCAAGACAATGACGCTGGACTTCCAGAAACCGGCCAGGATTGACGATGTGCTGGAAGTTCGTACCAGCCTTGCGGAGTACAAAGGCGCCCGAATCCGGCTCGATCAGCTGATTTACCGCGGCGAAGAGCTGCTGATTTCGGCTGCCGTCACCGTTGCGATCATCACCTCGCAGGGACGTCCGACCCGACTGCCGCAGGTCCTTTCGGAAAAACTCGTGCGGCATGCACCTGGAGAAAACACCGACGGTTGA
- the tolQ gene encoding protein TolQ, which translates to METLVQSTLAPESGISFFALFWQAHIVVKVVMLGLLGASVWCWAIIVDKIMLVGRTRRQMSRFETVFWSGQSLEELYNTLHNRVNHSMAALFVAAMREWKRSHEGARPAIGSLQQRIDRVMDVTIQREAERLESRLLILATVGSAAPFIGLFGTVWGIMTAFQAIAASESTNLAVVAPGIAEALFATALGLLAAIPAVIAYNKFSADVGKAVSRMEGFADEFSAILSRQIDERG; encoded by the coding sequence ATGGAAACACTTGTCCAATCGACATTGGCGCCAGAGAGCGGCATTTCGTTTTTTGCGCTGTTCTGGCAGGCGCATATCGTCGTCAAGGTCGTAATGCTCGGCCTTTTGGGCGCTTCGGTTTGGTGCTGGGCGATCATCGTCGACAAGATCATGCTGGTCGGCCGGACACGGCGCCAGATGAGCCGGTTCGAAACGGTGTTCTGGTCCGGTCAGTCTCTCGAAGAACTCTATAATACGCTTCACAATCGTGTGAACCATTCGATGGCGGCACTGTTCGTCGCAGCGATGCGTGAATGGAAGCGCAGCCACGAGGGCGCTCGGCCTGCCATCGGCAGCCTGCAGCAGCGTATCGACAGGGTGATGGATGTCACCATCCAGCGCGAAGCCGAGCGGCTTGAAAGCCGGTTGCTGATCCTGGCAACCGTTGGCTCCGCGGCACCGTTCATCGGTCTGTTCGGAACGGTCTGGGGCATCATGACGGCGTTCCAGGCGATCGCGGCATCGGAAAGTACCAACCTTGCGGTCGTGGCGCCCGGTATTGCCGAAGCGCTGTTTGCGACCGCGCTTGGTCTACTGGCCGCCATTCCGGCAGTTATCGCCTACAACAAGTTCTCGGCCGACGTCGGCAAGGCGGTTTCGCGCATGGAAGGCTTTGCGGACGAGTTCTCCGCCATCCTGTCCCGTCAGATCGACGAGAGGGGCTGA
- the tolR gene encoding protein TolR, translating to MAMQVGSGQAGSGRRGRRRRRHAPMSEINVTPMVDVMLVLLIIFMVAAPLLTVGVPIDLPETSAKALEGDTEPITISVNAAGEIFIQDTPITIEEIVPKLEAIAANGYEERIYVRGDQDADYGTMMKLMGRISAAGFKRLGLVTLEERDS from the coding sequence ATGGCCATGCAGGTCGGTTCAGGTCAGGCAGGAAGCGGACGGCGCGGGCGGCGCAGGCGTCGCCACGCACCCATGAGCGAAATCAACGTCACGCCCATGGTCGACGTGATGCTGGTGCTCCTGATCATCTTCATGGTGGCTGCTCCGCTCTTGACGGTCGGTGTGCCGATCGATCTGCCGGAGACCAGCGCCAAGGCCCTGGAAGGCGATACCGAGCCGATAACCATCTCGGTGAACGCGGCTGGTGAAATCTTCATCCAGGACACCCCGATCACGATCGAGGAGATCGTGCCAAAGCTCGAAGCCATTGCCGCCAATGGTTACGAGGAACGTATCTACGTGCGCGGCGATCAGGATGCCGACTACGGCACCATGATGAAGCTGATGGGCCGCATCAGCGCGGCCGGGTTTAAACGCCTCGGTCTTGTCACTCTGGAAGAACGGGACTCGTAA
- a CDS encoding cell envelope integrity protein TolA, translating to MRAGLIASLAGHSAFLLWGLIAFPDAESFAVPQVDSLPVELVPIEEITRLRVGEKTAEVRDVAAVNPSDTPAEEPPKPADKPGESKVEQPTQPTPSPSPTPPPAPEPTPVADPEPAPAPAPEPAPVAEPAPAPDPAPAPEPVPQQEAAPAPQPIVTKVSPRSKPTPPRNAPEPPKDNFDSTDIAALLNKVEPAKQTGETSQNPASLGSRRGEQNVRMSQSELDALRGMVAQCWNPPVGAVGAEDLKVRVRFNLSQDGQVSGQPEVMNSSGNPAFGAASSSAVRAIMRCQPYNLPISKYEAWQEVIINFDPREMLGG from the coding sequence ATGCGCGCAGGTCTCATCGCGTCTCTGGCCGGTCACTCGGCTTTCCTGCTCTGGGGCTTGATCGCCTTTCCGGACGCTGAGAGCTTTGCGGTTCCGCAGGTGGATTCTCTGCCTGTCGAACTGGTGCCTATCGAGGAAATCACCAGGCTTCGGGTTGGCGAAAAGACCGCCGAAGTCCGGGATGTCGCGGCGGTGAACCCAAGCGATACCCCGGCCGAGGAACCTCCGAAACCGGCCGATAAACCGGGCGAAAGCAAGGTTGAGCAGCCGACGCAGCCGACACCTTCGCCGTCTCCGACGCCTCCTCCGGCACCGGAACCAACGCCCGTTGCGGATCCGGAGCCAGCTCCCGCGCCTGCGCCCGAACCGGCGCCGGTGGCCGAACCTGCGCCTGCACCGGATCCTGCCCCGGCGCCAGAGCCTGTGCCGCAGCAGGAGGCCGCGCCTGCGCCCCAGCCGATCGTGACCAAGGTTTCGCCGCGCTCCAAGCCGACGCCGCCGAGGAATGCGCCCGAGCCGCCGAAGGATAATTTCGACAGCACCGATATCGCTGCGCTTCTGAACAAGGTCGAACCGGCCAAACAGACCGGCGAAACCAGCCAGAACCCGGCCTCTCTCGGTTCCCGGCGCGGGGAGCAGAACGTGCGTATGAGTCAGTCCGAGCTGGATGCGCTGCGTGGAATGGTGGCGCAATGCTGGAACCCGCCGGTGGGTGCCGTCGGTGCGGAAGACCTGAAGGTTCGTGTCCGTTTCAACCTGTCCCAGGACGGTCAGGTTTCGGGTCAGCCGGAAGTCATGAATTCCAGCGGCAATCCGGCGTTCGGAGCAGCCTCGAGCAGTGCCGTGCGCGCGATCATGCGCTGCCAGCCATACAATCTGCCAATTTCCAAGTATGAAGCTTGGCAGGAAGTCATCATCAATTTCGACCCCAGAGAGATGCTCGGGGGATAG
- the tolB gene encoding Tol-Pal system beta propeller repeat protein TolB, whose amino-acid sequence MRGILKKLSVFTSRKARGLAFVLASFVVIAPLPAAALVEIDITQGNIEPLPIALPSFSAEGGDGKLAADMTNVIAADLKRSGLFRPLDPASFIQKNMSVNSTPRFGDWRQISAQALVTGTVIKQPDGRLRAEFRLWDVFASEQMLGQQFYTTPENWRRLAHIIADAIYERLTGEKGYFDTRIVYVDETGPKDKRVKRLAIMDQDGANVRYLTRGDDLVLTPRFSPTSQEVTYMSYGGADPSVYLLNIETGQREIVGNFPGMTFAPRFSPDGQSVVMSLQQGGNANIFKMDLRSRQTTRLTNDAAIDTSPSFSPDGRQIVFESDRGGTQQLYVMSAGGGGAQRISFGPGRYSTPVWSPRGDLIAFTKQHQGRFMIGVMRPDGKGERILTEGYHNEGPAWSPNGRVLVFFRDTPGANGGPQVWTVDLTGYNEQRVETPAFASDPSWSPLID is encoded by the coding sequence ATGCGCGGAATACTGAAAAAACTTTCTGTTTTCACAAGCCGGAAAGCCAGAGGGCTCGCATTTGTTCTCGCTTCTTTTGTGGTGATTGCTCCGCTGCCGGCGGCAGCGCTTGTCGAAATCGATATTACCCAGGGCAACATCGAGCCCTTGCCGATCGCACTGCCGTCGTTTTCCGCCGAAGGCGGAGACGGCAAGCTGGCCGCGGACATGACCAACGTCATTGCCGCCGACTTGAAACGATCCGGCCTGTTCCGGCCGCTTGACCCGGCCAGCTTCATTCAGAAGAACATGAGCGTGAATTCCACGCCGCGTTTCGGCGACTGGCGTCAGATCAGTGCTCAGGCGCTTGTTACCGGTACGGTGATCAAGCAGCCGGACGGGCGTCTGCGGGCGGAGTTTCGTCTGTGGGACGTTTTCGCGTCAGAGCAGATGCTGGGCCAGCAGTTCTACACGACACCTGAAAACTGGCGGCGTCTGGCGCATATCATCGCTGACGCGATCTATGAGCGGCTGACCGGTGAAAAGGGCTACTTCGACACCCGCATCGTCTATGTCGACGAAACCGGCCCGAAGGACAAGCGCGTCAAGCGCCTGGCGATCATGGACCAGGACGGCGCAAACGTGCGTTACCTGACGCGCGGCGACGATCTGGTGCTGACACCGCGGTTCTCGCCGACGAGCCAGGAAGTCACCTACATGTCCTACGGCGGTGCCGATCCGAGTGTCTATCTGCTGAATATTGAAACGGGTCAGCGCGAAATCGTCGGCAACTTCCCGGGCATGACCTTTGCGCCGCGGTTCTCGCCCGATGGGCAGAGCGTGGTGATGAGCCTGCAGCAGGGTGGCAATGCCAACATCTTCAAGATGGACCTGCGCTCTCGCCAGACGACGCGTCTGACGAACGACGCGGCCATCGACACGAGCCCGTCGTTCTCACCGGACGGACGCCAGATCGTGTTCGAATCCGACCGCGGCGGCACACAACAACTTTATGTGATGAGCGCAGGCGGCGGCGGTGCGCAGCGTATTTCCTTCGGGCCTGGCCGGTATTCCACGCCGGTATGGTCGCCGCGTGGAGACCTGATCGCCTTTACCAAGCAGCACCAGGGCCGCTTCATGATCGGCGTCATGCGGCCGGACGGAAAGGGCGAGCGTATCCTGACCGAGGGCTATCACAACGAAGGTCCTGCCTGGTCGCCGAACGGCCGTGTGCTGGTGTTTTTCCGGGATACGCCGGGTGCCAATGGCGGGCCGCAGGTCTGGACCGTGGACCTGACAGGATACAACGAACAGCGGGTGGAGACCCCGGCCTTCGCGTCGGATCCCTCCTGGTCGCCGCTGATCGACTGA
- the pal gene encoding peptidoglycan-associated lipoprotein Pal: MFKSLNAGRGARWIAVCFVVLFAAACAQNKPDGLSSNVKPGTGQDFVVNVGDRVFFEEDQSVVTSQGQATLANQAKWLNRYPQYTITIEGHADERGTRQYNIALGARRAQSARDYLVAQGVNASRVRTISYGKERPVAVCNDNSCWSQNRRAVTVLNNATN; this comes from the coding sequence ATGTTCAAGAGTTTAAACGCCGGACGGGGCGCGCGCTGGATTGCAGTCTGCTTCGTGGTTCTGTTCGCAGCAGCATGTGCCCAGAACAAACCGGACGGGCTGTCGAGCAATGTGAAGCCCGGCACGGGCCAGGACTTCGTCGTGAACGTGGGTGACCGCGTGTTCTTCGAAGAAGACCAGTCGGTGGTGACATCGCAGGGTCAGGCAACCCTTGCCAATCAGGCCAAGTGGCTGAACCGCTATCCCCAGTACACGATCACGATCGAGGGGCATGCGGATGAACGCGGCACGCGTCAGTACAACATCGCGCTGGGAGCACGCCGTGCCCAGTCCGCACGTGACTATCTGGTGGCACAGGGCGTGAACGCCTCGCGAGTCCGGACGATTTCCTACGGCAAGGAACGGCCTGTTGCTGTCTGTAACGACAACAGCTGCTGGTCGCAGAACCGCCGTGCGGTGACTGTCCTGAACAACGCGACCAACTGA
- the ybgF gene encoding tol-pal system protein YbgF, with product MLKLKGLAGLIMALVITFATATPSQAQLFGRKNDDSSVRIGQLEERIRVLTGQIEQLSYQMRELQDQMRRMQEDNEYRFQQLEGGTPGKRSDVAPGSTAPGLGPDGTPQSGNLIAPGGGFATLPTDGSGDGNWDQSGGYESGLPSDGPIDLSRLANGLENLPGTGQEIAPDPGLATDDDQIASVIGSGDPSSDYNQAYSLAVNGDYAGAERGFRNFLETYPDDAQAANAQYWLGESLLAQQNYREAADAFLKTYTDHPGNAKSPDSLLKLGVSLRGLGEADAACATFSELLNKYPNAAPAVLSQARDERRRAQCS from the coding sequence ATGCTGAAACTAAAGGGACTGGCAGGTCTCATCATGGCGTTGGTCATCACCTTCGCCACTGCCACACCGTCGCAAGCCCAGCTGTTCGGACGCAAGAATGACGATTCCAGCGTAAGGATCGGTCAGCTTGAGGAACGGATCCGGGTTTTGACCGGTCAGATCGAACAGTTGTCCTATCAGATGCGGGAATTGCAGGATCAGATGCGCCGCATGCAGGAAGACAATGAATACCGCTTCCAGCAGCTGGAAGGCGGCACCCCGGGCAAGCGCTCGGATGTCGCTCCAGGATCGACCGCTCCGGGCCTAGGCCCGGACGGTACTCCGCAGTCGGGCAACCTTATCGCGCCGGGTGGAGGTTTTGCGACACTCCCTACGGACGGATCTGGAGACGGCAACTGGGATCAGTCCGGCGGCTATGAAAGCGGTTTGCCGAGCGACGGTCCGATCGACCTTTCGCGGCTGGCCAACGGGCTTGAAAACCTGCCTGGCACCGGTCAGGAAATCGCGCCCGATCCTGGTCTTGCCACCGACGATGACCAGATTGCCAGCGTCATCGGCAGCGGCGACCCGAGCTCTGACTACAATCAGGCCTATTCCCTGGCGGTCAATGGCGATTACGCGGGTGCCGAGCGCGGATTCCGGAACTTTCTGGAAACCTATCCCGACGATGCACAGGCAGCGAACGCTCAATATTGGCTGGGCGAAAGCCTGCTGGCGCAGCAGAACTACCGCGAGGCAGCCGATGCCTTCCTGAAGACCTACACGGACCATCCCGGCAACGCCAAGAGCCCCGACAGCCTGCTCAAGCTGGGTGTCTCGCTGCGTGGTCTCGGCGAAGCGGATGCGGCCTGCGCAACGTTTTCCGAACTGCTGAACAAATATCCGAATGCCGCTCCAGCCGTTTTGTCCCAGGCGCGGGATGAACGCCGTCGTGCCCAGTGCTCCTGA